In a single window of the Nevskiales bacterium genome:
- a CDS encoding PilC/PilY family type IV pilus protein: MNTKPRRVSTALLLALSTLLSFSTFQAASEDIDIFSVDFDSTVDKPNVLIILDNSANWARQSQQWPGGLQQGQSEVRAITRVLNALPDNSVNVGLLEYITGGSANDADSGFIRYHMRPMNGTNKSALSNILYGPSAAGLPVSSSIFSNINDPQEKRSQGNPFGNLFWDAYNYLAGTNHSNAGAGTIASKADSAGYTSLYSVFRSPLTSADSCRRTVIIFIGNNVSNGPTADSQANVNALAGLGGNTSQIPFADYVVTSTPATAVKGTSLACYSNASACTTAENNATCTAAGFTSCFCDASTAQPCLQSRYTVYGRSTTQTVVSGPTTTTTSNVSLGEPPLTCKNANQVPTGSSCPQPSTVFSPGPGADETTETTTTWANCVYTDIGNSGCTGQKRNYERRGTKTVTTTVRRTTTVDTELGPSASCSLEASSCSTSGYAGCPPSGNTYQSCFCSAPSNTSGCPLSSTSRYTVMGNFTSTTATQTGTFSPAPAGPFMMDEWARFLRNNGVPLPGTSPAIRTLVTTYTIDVFNAQQNAEFSALLFNTARVGGGKYFQARNEDAIVSALTQIFNEVQAVNSAFASASLPVNATNRTQNENQVFIGLFRPDKEKNPLWFGNLKRYQIIASGASLELGDANGAIATNLQTGFIGDCAVSFWTTDSGDYWNLVGTDNPPAVSQCPGATNPHSDYPDGPFVEKGAVADRLRKRASARNMLTLSGGSLVAFNASSAPSLSAETRDFILGKDTNDDDNDLNETEARSTIHGDVIHSRPQPVNFGGTAAEIASGTKPGVVVFYGANDGTYRAVRAHTGEELWSFVAPEHFSKFERLRANDPKIKFFGDSAPNVPKDYFFDGSTGVFQNADNSNVRVFAGMRRGGRRIYSFNVTNPASPTAPWTRGCDAGGCDSGFEEIGQTWPFPVAAFVAGHASGTQPVVVLGGGYDTCEDADTPTPACTGARGSGVYVLDGFTGNLLKHFDFNGRSVAADVALIDVNGDQKVDHGYAVDTGGKVYRISFVDANNNPLSPGSWTYRQIAQTRQTSPLPGRKFLFPPAIVQLSSSVIYLAIGSGDREHPLLTQYPVTTPVTNRFYVFKDDLSASDTAPIIELDDTTGTVMRDLTVEDADCATDSSQCPAPLLPSSPEKGWFINLTENGVGEQVVSGALIVGGFVFFNTNRATPTSSTACTNSLGEARGYLVNLFNASGAIGVEGSQGGSRSSEFVGGGLPPTPVFAIVPVATAGGGTDFRPVLLGAVPKDGSTACTTCPEEPPLLIQSKRTPLYWYKTGDTD, from the coding sequence ATGAACACGAAACCCCGGCGAGTCTCCACAGCGCTGCTGCTGGCGCTGAGCACGCTGCTGAGTTTCAGCACCTTCCAGGCGGCGTCGGAGGACATCGACATCTTCTCGGTGGACTTCGACAGCACGGTGGACAAGCCCAACGTGCTGATCATCCTCGACAACAGCGCCAACTGGGCGCGCCAGTCGCAGCAGTGGCCGGGCGGCCTGCAGCAGGGCCAGTCCGAGGTGCGCGCCATCACGCGCGTGCTCAACGCGCTGCCGGACAATAGCGTCAACGTCGGCCTGCTGGAGTACATCACCGGCGGCAGCGCCAACGACGCGGATTCCGGCTTCATCCGCTACCACATGCGGCCGATGAACGGCACCAACAAGTCGGCGCTGTCCAACATCCTGTACGGGCCCAGCGCCGCCGGCCTGCCGGTATCGTCCAGCATCTTCTCCAACATCAACGACCCCCAGGAAAAGCGCTCGCAGGGCAATCCCTTCGGCAACCTGTTCTGGGACGCCTATAACTACCTGGCCGGCACCAACCATTCGAACGCCGGCGCCGGTACGATCGCGAGCAAGGCCGACTCGGCGGGTTATACCAGCCTGTACTCCGTGTTCCGTTCGCCGCTGACCTCGGCCGACTCCTGCCGCCGCACCGTCATCATTTTCATCGGCAACAACGTTTCCAATGGCCCCACCGCGGACAGCCAGGCCAACGTAAACGCGCTGGCGGGGCTCGGCGGCAACACCAGCCAGATCCCCTTCGCCGATTACGTGGTCACCAGCACGCCGGCAACCGCGGTCAAGGGCACCTCGCTGGCCTGCTACAGCAACGCCAGCGCCTGCACCACGGCCGAGAACAACGCCACCTGCACTGCGGCCGGCTTCACCAGCTGCTTCTGCGACGCATCCACCGCCCAGCCCTGCCTGCAGTCGCGCTACACGGTCTATGGCCGCAGTACCACCCAGACCGTCGTGTCCGGTCCGACCACGACTACAACCAGCAACGTCTCGCTCGGCGAGCCGCCGCTGACCTGTAAGAACGCCAACCAGGTCCCCACCGGCTCCTCCTGTCCGCAGCCCTCGACGGTGTTCTCGCCGGGGCCCGGCGCGGATGAAACCACCGAGACCACCACCACCTGGGCCAACTGCGTCTATACGGACATCGGCAACTCGGGCTGCACCGGCCAGAAGCGCAACTACGAGCGCCGGGGCACCAAGACCGTCACCACCACCGTGCGGCGCACGACCACGGTGGACACCGAGCTGGGGCCGTCCGCATCCTGTTCGCTGGAGGCCTCGAGCTGCAGCACCTCGGGCTACGCCGGCTGCCCGCCGTCCGGCAATACCTACCAGAGCTGCTTCTGCTCCGCTCCCAGCAACACGAGCGGTTGCCCGCTGAGCTCGACCAGCCGCTACACCGTGATGGGCAACTTCACCTCCACCACGGCCACCCAGACCGGCACCTTCTCCCCGGCGCCGGCCGGTCCGTTCATGATGGACGAGTGGGCGCGTTTCCTGCGCAACAACGGCGTGCCCCTGCCCGGCACGAGCCCGGCGATCCGGACGCTGGTCACGACCTATACCATTGACGTGTTCAACGCTCAGCAGAACGCCGAGTTCTCGGCGCTGCTGTTCAATACCGCGCGCGTCGGCGGCGGCAAGTACTTCCAGGCGCGCAACGAGGACGCCATCGTCAGCGCCCTGACGCAGATCTTCAACGAGGTGCAGGCAGTCAACTCGGCCTTCGCCTCGGCCAGCTTGCCGGTGAACGCCACCAACCGCACCCAGAACGAGAACCAGGTCTTCATCGGCCTGTTCCGCCCGGACAAGGAGAAGAACCCGCTCTGGTTCGGCAACCTCAAGCGTTACCAGATCATCGCCAGCGGCGCCAGCCTGGAGCTGGGCGATGCCAACGGCGCCATCGCCACCAACCTGCAGACCGGCTTCATCGGCGACTGCGCGGTCAGTTTCTGGACTACGGATTCAGGCGATTACTGGAACTTGGTCGGCACCGATAACCCGCCCGCCGTCAGCCAGTGCCCGGGCGCCACCAATCCGCATTCGGATTACCCGGACGGGCCCTTCGTCGAGAAGGGTGCGGTGGCGGACAGGCTGCGCAAGCGTGCAAGCGCGCGCAACATGCTGACCCTGTCCGGCGGTTCGCTCGTGGCCTTCAATGCCAGCAGCGCCCCTTCACTGAGCGCGGAGACCCGCGATTTCATCCTGGGCAAGGACACCAACGACGACGATAACGACCTGAACGAAACCGAGGCACGCTCGACCATCCACGGTGACGTGATTCACTCGCGGCCGCAGCCGGTGAACTTCGGCGGCACGGCGGCGGAGATTGCGTCCGGCACGAAGCCCGGCGTGGTGGTGTTCTATGGCGCCAACGATGGCACCTACCGCGCGGTGAGGGCGCACACCGGCGAGGAGCTGTGGTCCTTCGTCGCGCCCGAGCATTTCTCCAAGTTCGAGCGCCTGCGGGCCAACGACCCGAAGATCAAGTTCTTCGGCGACAGCGCACCGAACGTACCCAAGGACTACTTCTTCGACGGCTCGACCGGCGTGTTCCAGAACGCCGACAACAGCAATGTGCGGGTATTCGCCGGCATGCGCCGCGGCGGGCGCCGGATCTACTCCTTCAACGTCACCAACCCGGCCAGCCCCACCGCACCCTGGACGCGGGGCTGCGACGCCGGCGGTTGCGACAGTGGCTTCGAGGAAATCGGCCAGACTTGGCCGTTCCCGGTGGCGGCCTTCGTCGCCGGCCATGCCTCGGGCACGCAGCCGGTGGTGGTGCTGGGCGGTGGCTATGACACCTGCGAGGACGCCGATACACCCACGCCGGCCTGTACCGGCGCGCGGGGCAGCGGGGTCTATGTGCTGGACGGTTTCACCGGCAACCTGCTCAAGCACTTCGACTTCAACGGACGCAGCGTGGCCGCGGACGTCGCGCTGATTGACGTCAACGGCGACCAGAAGGTGGACCACGGCTATGCCGTGGATACCGGCGGCAAGGTGTACCGCATCAGCTTCGTGGATGCGAACAACAACCCGCTGAGCCCGGGTTCCTGGACCTACCGGCAGATTGCGCAGACCCGGCAGACCAGCCCGCTGCCGGGACGCAAGTTCCTGTTTCCGCCGGCAATCGTGCAGCTCAGCAGCAGTGTGATCTATCTCGCGATCGGTTCCGGTGACCGCGAGCATCCACTGCTGACGCAGTATCCGGTCACCACGCCGGTGACCAATCGCTTCTACGTGTTCAAGGATGACCTGTCGGCGTCCGACACGGCGCCGATCATCGAGCTGGACGACACGACGGGCACGGTCATGCGCGATCTTACTGTCGAGGATGCTGACTGCGCCACCGATTCTTCGCAGTGCCCGGCACCGCTGCTGCCGAGTTCGCCGGAGAAGGGCTGGTTCATTAACCTGACCGAGAACGGCGTCGGTGAGCAGGTGGTGAGCGGCGCGTTGATCGTAGGGGGGTTCGTATTCTTCAACACCAACCGCGCGACCCCGACCAGCAGCACTGCCTGCACCAACTCGCTGGGCGAGGCGCGTGGCTATCTGGTGAACTTGTTCAATGCCTCGGGCGCGATTGGAGTGGAAGGATCACAAGGCGGCAGTCGTTCTTCGGAGTTCGTGGGCGGCGGCCTGCCACCGACGCCGGTGTTCGCCATCGTACCGGTCGCAACGGCGGGTGGCGGTACTGATTTCAGGCCGGTCCTGCTCGGTGCGGTGCCGAAGGACGGCAGCACTGCCTGTACGACCTGCCCCGAGGAACCGCCGCTGCTGATCCAGTCCAAACGCACGCCGCTGTACTGGTACAAGACCGGCGACACCGACTGA
- a CDS encoding PilW family protein: MTRDITSLGQHARGPARQAGLTLIELMIAITISLIVLVALTAMFVSSMRARDEVQRANQQIENGRYAMQVLSDDLQLAGFMGKADLSAPVDLGEDTVLSFDADEDVLCEPDDLDVLKGQAALYIEGANNVTALPGGCDDAGNFFDDGETLSDFKPGTDMLVVRRVSSCAATPAPTTCPAVTGAPYFQVSMCPDDAPDNAVADAIQGYKLAIYPSSNANNTFNLHNRATGGGCNTTSFAEIRRFLTHIYFIANNHQPGDGIPTLKRAELDLDGGNRKFRVVPIAEGIENLQLRYGIDDTAPENGAPDRYENAAALYDPADDSVSIGRWQDVVAVSVHLLARSANPSPGHVDTKTYVLGDVTIAPTDIPTDEKAYKRHVFETVVRLNNPAGVRQP, translated from the coding sequence ATGACGCGCGACATCACATCACTTGGGCAGCACGCCCGCGGGCCGGCCCGGCAGGCAGGCCTCACCCTGATCGAGCTGATGATCGCGATCACGATCTCGCTGATCGTGCTGGTGGCGCTCACTGCCATGTTCGTGTCCAGCATGCGCGCGCGCGACGAGGTGCAGCGCGCCAACCAGCAGATCGAGAACGGCCGCTACGCGATGCAGGTGCTGTCTGACGACCTCCAGCTCGCGGGTTTCATGGGCAAGGCCGACCTGAGCGCGCCGGTGGATCTGGGCGAGGACACGGTTCTCAGTTTCGATGCGGACGAGGATGTGCTGTGCGAACCCGACGACCTGGACGTGCTCAAGGGCCAGGCCGCGCTGTACATCGAGGGCGCCAACAATGTCACCGCGCTGCCGGGCGGCTGCGACGATGCCGGCAATTTCTTCGACGACGGCGAGACCCTGAGCGACTTCAAGCCCGGCACCGACATGCTCGTCGTGCGCCGGGTCAGCAGCTGTGCCGCGACGCCGGCACCCACCACTTGCCCGGCGGTGACGGGTGCGCCTTACTTCCAGGTTTCGATGTGTCCCGATGACGCGCCTGACAATGCAGTCGCTGACGCGATCCAGGGCTACAAGCTTGCGATCTATCCGAGCAGCAATGCGAACAATACCTTCAACCTGCACAACCGCGCGACAGGCGGCGGCTGCAACACGACGAGCTTCGCCGAAATCCGGCGCTTCCTCACGCATATTTACTTCATCGCCAACAACCACCAGCCCGGGGACGGCATCCCGACCCTCAAGCGCGCCGAACTGGACCTGGACGGCGGCAATCGCAAGTTCCGGGTCGTGCCCATCGCCGAGGGCATCGAGAACCTGCAGCTGCGCTATGGCATCGACGACACCGCGCCCGAAAACGGTGCGCCCGACCGCTACGAGAACGCGGCCGCGCTGTACGATCCAGCGGATGACAGCGTGAGCATTGGCCGCTGGCAGGACGTGGTGGCGGTCAGCGTCCATCTCTTGGCGCGCAGTGCGAATCCATCCCCTGGACACGTAGACACCAAGACCTACGTGCTGGGCGACGTCACCATCGCCCCCACCGACATCCCGACGGACGAGAAGGCCTACAAGCGCCACGTGTTCGAGACCGTCGTGCGCCTCAATAACCCGGCCGGCGTGAGGCAACCATGA
- the pilV gene encoding type IV pilus modification protein PilV, whose translation MLNQRARGFTLLEVLITIVILAFGLLGLVNLQSKLHMTEMEAYQRAQAVVLLQDMINRLQANGANAASYLTPTPLGTGNTTENCSNPTTTVARDRCAWHAALQGAAETVGGSNVGGMIGARGCVQQITAPNPAAGICTPGVYRISVVWQGLFQTAAPAAALTCGQNQYGDESYRRVVSADITVGLPKCS comes from the coding sequence ATGCTGAACCAGCGCGCGCGCGGCTTCACCCTGCTCGAGGTGCTGATCACCATCGTGATCCTGGCCTTCGGCCTGCTGGGCCTGGTCAACCTGCAGAGCAAGCTGCACATGACCGAGATGGAGGCCTACCAGCGTGCCCAGGCGGTGGTGCTGCTGCAGGACATGATCAACCGCCTGCAGGCCAATGGCGCGAATGCCGCGAGCTACCTGACGCCCACGCCGCTGGGTACGGGCAATACCACTGAAAACTGTTCCAACCCGACGACGACGGTGGCCAGGGACCGCTGTGCCTGGCACGCAGCTTTGCAGGGTGCGGCGGAGACCGTAGGCGGCAGCAACGTCGGCGGCATGATAGGCGCGCGCGGTTGCGTGCAGCAGATCACGGCCCCGAACCCGGCGGCCGGCATCTGCACGCCCGGCGTGTACCGGATCAGCGTCGTCTGGCAGGGCCTGTTCCAGACCGCCGCGCCGGCGGCGGCGCTGACCTGCGGCCAGAACCAGTACGGCGACGAGTCCTATCGTCGTGTCGTGTCGGCGGACATCACCGTGGGACTGCCGAAATGTTCATGA
- a CDS encoding GspH/FimT family pseudopilin — MVMLPSRQEGFTVIELMIVLLVVGVLATIAAPSFSGMIAKNRVKAASSNLHLSLLKARSEAAKRNASITVSPNAGGWVSGWRVLAGATVLAQEGPVSGVTITTDPNPLPSVVYLSSGRTQGGASVTFEVEDSGDILPDRDLRCVVLSLSGMPAVKEGPC, encoded by the coding sequence ATGGTGATGTTACCCAGCCGGCAAGAGGGCTTCACGGTCATCGAATTGATGATCGTGCTGCTGGTGGTTGGCGTCCTGGCCACAATCGCTGCCCCGTCGTTCTCCGGCATGATTGCCAAGAACCGGGTGAAGGCGGCCAGTTCAAATCTGCACTTGTCCCTGCTCAAGGCGCGCAGCGAAGCAGCCAAGCGCAACGCTTCCATCACCGTGTCACCCAACGCGGGCGGTTGGGTGTCCGGCTGGCGCGTGCTCGCGGGGGCCACCGTGCTGGCCCAGGAGGGACCGGTCAGCGGCGTCACGATCACGACCGACCCGAACCCCCTGCCGAGCGTGGTCTACCTCAGCTCCGGCCGCACGCAGGGCGGCGCCAGCGTCACGTTCGAGGTCGAGGATTCCGGCGACATCCTGCCAGACCGCGACCTGCGCTGTGTCGTGCTGAGCCTGAGCGGCATGCCGGCCGTCAAGGAGGGGCCATGCTGA
- a CDS encoding type IV pilin protein produces the protein MTPVARSPTPVGLAVQWRRRAPIIQLDQIRGRWMKRPKGFTLIELMIAVAVVAILAAIALPSYEDQMRKSRRANAQAFMADVAQREQQRFLDTRSYVPAANNAAFPAALSISVPSDVSGFYNLSVTVSAGPPPGFTITATPTGKQVPDGTLVMDHLGNKSRAGDPSKW, from the coding sequence ATGACGCCCGTCGCCCGCTCGCCGACGCCCGTCGGCCTGGCCGTCCAGTGGCGCCGCCGCGCGCCGATAATCCAGCTTGACCAAATCCGGGGTAGGTGGATGAAACGACCAAAGGGATTCACGCTGATCGAGCTGATGATCGCGGTGGCCGTCGTCGCCATACTGGCGGCGATCGCCCTGCCGTCCTACGAAGACCAGATGCGCAAGAGCCGGCGCGCCAATGCGCAGGCCTTCATGGCCGATGTCGCGCAGCGCGAGCAGCAGCGCTTTCTCGACACGCGCAGCTACGTTCCGGCAGCCAACAACGCAGCATTCCCAGCTGCATTGAGCATCTCTGTGCCCTCGGACGTATCTGGCTTCTACAACCTCAGTGTGACGGTATCGGCTGGCCCGCCGCCGGGCTTCACGATCACCGCCACGCCCACCGGCAAGCAGGTGCCGGACGGTACGCTGGTCATGGACCATCTAGGCAACAAATCCCGCGCCGGTGATCCCAGCAAATGGTGA
- the argH gene encoding argininosuccinate lyase, which translates to MSQDQSSKLWSGRFSEATDALVEQFSASVRYDRRLYRQDIAGSIAHARMLAKVGVLTAAEADKIVKGLEEILADIERNDFSWLDALEDVHMNIEARLTERIGEVGKKLHTARSRNDQVATDIRLYLRDGIDTLRAELKTLRGALIGLAEQEAATIMPGFTHLQVAQPVTFGHHLLAWEQMLARDAARLADCRKRVNVMPLGSAALAGTTFPIDRAYTAELLGFEAVSENSLDAVSDRDFAIEFASACALLMMHLSRFSEELILWTSANYKFVELPDRFCTGSSIMPQKKNPDVPELVRGKSGRVYGHLTALLTLMKGQPLAYNRDNQEDKEPLFDTLDTALACVRLYAAMVPAIQVQRENCLRAAKLGFSTATDLADYLVRKGLPFRDAHEVVGKAVRHGVAQNKDLAELSLDELRQFSRLIEQDVFQVLTLEGSVAARDHLGGTAPAQVRAAAQRARQRLD; encoded by the coding sequence ATGAGCCAGGATCAATCCAGCAAGCTGTGGAGCGGGCGCTTCAGCGAGGCGACCGATGCGCTGGTCGAGCAGTTCTCGGCCTCGGTGCGCTACGACCGCCGGCTGTACCGGCAGGACATCGCCGGCTCGATCGCGCACGCGCGCATGCTGGCCAAGGTCGGCGTACTGACCGCGGCCGAGGCCGACAAGATCGTCAAGGGGCTCGAGGAGATTCTGGCCGACATCGAGCGCAATGATTTCAGCTGGCTGGATGCGCTCGAAGACGTGCACATGAACATCGAGGCACGGCTGACCGAGCGCATCGGCGAGGTCGGCAAGAAGCTGCACACCGCCCGCAGCCGCAACGACCAGGTCGCCACCGACATCCGCCTGTACCTGCGCGACGGCATCGACACGCTGCGGGCGGAACTCAAGACCCTGCGCGGCGCGCTGATCGGCCTGGCCGAGCAGGAGGCCGCTACGATCATGCCCGGCTTCACGCACCTGCAGGTGGCGCAGCCGGTGACCTTCGGCCACCACCTGCTGGCCTGGGAGCAGATGCTGGCGCGCGACGCCGCGCGGCTGGCGGACTGCAGAAAGCGCGTGAACGTGATGCCGCTCGGCTCGGCCGCGCTGGCCGGCACCACCTTCCCCATCGACCGCGCCTACACCGCCGAGCTGCTGGGCTTCGAAGCCGTCAGCGAGAACTCACTCGACGCCGTGAGCGACCGCGACTTTGCGATCGAGTTCGCCTCGGCCTGCGCGCTGCTCATGATGCACCTGTCGCGCTTTTCCGAGGAGCTGATCCTGTGGACCAGCGCGAACTATAAATTCGTGGAGCTGCCGGACCGCTTCTGCACCGGCTCCAGCATCATGCCGCAGAAGAAAAACCCGGACGTGCCGGAACTGGTGCGCGGCAAGAGCGGGCGCGTGTACGGCCACCTGACCGCGCTGCTGACGCTGATGAAGGGCCAGCCGCTGGCCTATAACCGCGACAACCAGGAAGACAAGGAGCCGCTGTTCGACACGCTCGACACCGCGCTGGCCTGCGTGCGCCTGTACGCGGCGATGGTGCCCGCGATCCAGGTGCAGCGCGAGAACTGCCTGCGCGCGGCGAAGCTCGGTTTCTCCACCGCCACCGACCTGGCCGACTACCTGGTGCGCAAAGGTCTGCCCTTCCGCGATGCCCACGAGGTGGTCGGCAAGGCCGTGCGGCATGGGGTGGCGCAGAACAAGGACCTGGCCGAGCTGTCGCTGGATGAGCTGCGGCAGTTCTCCAGGCTGATCGAGCAGGACGTCTTCCAGGTGCTCACGCTGGAAGGCTCGGTGGCGGCGCGCGATCACCTCGGCGGCACGGCGCCGGCGCAGGTCCGGGCGGCGGCGCAGCGGGCGCGACAGAGGCTGGACTAA
- a CDS encoding GntR family transcriptional regulator, whose product MFSAIPKQRLSDSVYEQLMDRIVDRRLAPGSELPAERVLAEQLGVNRGAVREALKRLQQAGLIQIRQGGNSVVLDYETEGGLELLPSLLTDAEGQLNPAVARSIMAMRSSLAPDIAAAAAKKGGAKLADELDDILRKMRAASKDTPQLQALALEFWSKLVNAGGNIAYRLAFNSMHKTYKAIWGLLTQVLEPEFRDFDTLQRLANAVRTGDTDTARECGRRHVEIGRIALEKSLDAYQKALE is encoded by the coding sequence ATGTTTAGCGCGATCCCCAAGCAGCGCCTGTCCGATTCGGTCTATGAGCAGCTCATGGACCGGATCGTGGACCGGCGTCTGGCGCCGGGCAGCGAGCTGCCGGCCGAGCGCGTACTGGCCGAGCAGCTGGGCGTGAACCGCGGCGCGGTGCGGGAGGCGCTCAAGCGCCTGCAGCAGGCCGGCCTGATCCAGATCCGCCAGGGCGGCAACAGCGTGGTGCTCGACTACGAAACCGAGGGAGGGCTCGAATTGCTACCCAGCCTGTTGACCGACGCCGAGGGCCAGCTCAACCCCGCCGTGGCACGCTCGATCATGGCCATGCGCAGCTCGCTCGCGCCCGACATCGCCGCGGCGGCCGCGAAAAAGGGCGGCGCGAAACTGGCCGACGAGCTCGACGACATCCTGCGGAAAATGCGCGCCGCGTCGAAGGACACGCCGCAACTACAAGCCCTCGCGCTGGAGTTCTGGTCGAAGCTGGTGAATGCCGGCGGCAACATCGCCTACCGCCTCGCGTTCAACTCCATGCACAAGACCTACAAGGCCATCTGGGGCCTGCTCACCCAGGTGCTGGAGCCGGAGTTCCGCGACTTCGACACCCTGCAGCGTCTGGCCAATGCCGTGCGCACCGGCGACACCGACACCGCGCGCGAGTGTGGCCGCCGGCATGTTGAAATTGGCCGCATCGCACTGGAGAAATCCCTCGACGCCTACCAGAAGGCCCTGGAGTAG